A single genomic interval of Clostridium facile harbors:
- a CDS encoding family 78 glycoside hydrolase catalytic domain, giving the protein MKSKLFMKIAAVCVSTALLATVAVPVASAVNAAAVSSTYSRATEILNLKTNDYDVPLAVEDEKPVFSWEMDSTVIGQQQTAYQIIVTRDSDGATMWDSGKVESNESTDIYYEGEALTAETAYSWDLTVWDAFGQSYTQESKFETGLMNPDISAWGENAQFIGTNEMTLDAASACVYAINADVELTQGTKASLVFGADDYRLNDQFQNVWNAEGENWVRLELDVDGVQADGTGAKLNVYKQGYDYKENDGTEILDQTIDIKAGIFTPENMYGPHNINIDVSTGSITVKIDGQAIKEGSGRNSSFSISAMSTGNNYNTFPNLASVGFAANPGEEFEVTNYVIHTTGKTDEAHKVVFGKDTGATYDIFRGLNGVSITNNKAIRVSGGAEGILSYADPSYGSLNMVRTTFSTDTSKKVKSAKMYATAMGIYEMYINGGRMGEDWFNPADSQYRDTLTYHAYDVTDMIQDGENAMGAILAGGWYTGYMTFSPGNMNFFGDTEGLLSKLVITYEDGSTQVVSSNPDDWKMFNDGPIEYSSFFQGERYNANKEAAISVNGDTNGWSTTAYDDSAWEPCEVVEQRDWIDFDIVARYDTPIREFERLDTTRILNTHSNDNDTWTYDMGVAMVGVPSVTIPAGTLKEGDTVIFRYGEDIYPGNEDSQNTNEEYTNLYGPDGEYRPNVAGRVLHDTYRAAMATDFYTATKEDETRDVVIQPSFTFRGYRYIQITVPGLGKALPAENVKGVVISSIDELSGTYDATTTDDTITGYVNQLFKNIQRSQLGNFMSIPTDCPQRNERMGWTGDAQAFSRTSTYNANTLNFFRQWMVALRDDQYGNGSIGDTVPEYSSSDPKQEFDSFANSTTWGGAVCMVPWQMYIQYGDTRIIEENMDAMKLWLDGMDSYDLEAKGKTYTGLSSMTNGKADWLAVDGSTDSDLLNNAIYIYLMEATAEMARVIGRTDIADEIQSRHDLAKQEWNEVYFNSELGMTTDKNGEIMDTQASYAAPLNFNCVSDENLKAANARLSVLAQDPNQSSNGAGVVQGNSGPGGSSGQKLDCPAYSITTGFNATPNILPALTRGGNIDDAYNMFTCTEYASWLYPVTKGATTMWERWNSYELAFQMNGNSAMNSFNHFALGAVGSWMYEYQMGITTDHANGDAGYQDFVLQPLAGGIYTGLEGSYESNYGTIESDWTATEGTIDTYSATVPANTTATLYLPVEDESVVADFENIAGVTYTGMTIRNNVQVATFSLASGSYDFAVKDGKLTASIADGYIVASTADKTILNKVIAYAEDEMADENFNQVIPSVQESFKAVLQEAKEVAADITATETDVYNAWTKLLNEIHKLGFVQGDKSSLESLIAAAGTIEANLDKYVDEGKEVFTTALANARAIFNDGDAMQAEIDEVSTALLQAMLNLRFKADKTILDQVIQNGKAVDANSYTAESYAVLTAALATAEEVYNNDNATQDEVDTAVENVQAAIKGLVAVDGATNGGTSATDNNATQTGQETTTPKANASKTGDVAAPVAAVAMIALAGAALVATKKHKK; this is encoded by the coding sequence ATGAAATCAAAATTATTCATGAAAATTGCTGCGGTATGCGTCTCCACAGCCTTACTGGCAACAGTGGCTGTCCCTGTTGCATCAGCGGTAAATGCTGCTGCTGTTTCCAGTACATACAGCAGGGCAACCGAGATTTTAAACCTTAAAACCAATGATTATGATGTTCCTTTAGCTGTGGAAGATGAAAAACCTGTTTTTAGTTGGGAAATGGATTCTACTGTTATTGGGCAACAGCAAACCGCTTATCAAATTATAGTTACCAGGGATTCTGATGGTGCTACTATGTGGGACAGTGGTAAGGTTGAGAGCAATGAAAGCACTGATATTTACTACGAAGGGGAAGCATTAACAGCGGAAACAGCTTACAGTTGGGATTTGACTGTTTGGGATGCTTTTGGACAAAGCTATACCCAGGAAAGCAAATTTGAAACAGGTTTGATGAATCCAGACATCAGCGCTTGGGGTGAAAACGCTCAGTTTATCGGTACCAATGAAATGACATTGGATGCCGCAAGCGCTTGTGTATATGCGATTAACGCTGATGTTGAATTGACACAGGGTACAAAAGCAAGCTTGGTATTTGGTGCGGACGATTACCGTTTGAACGATCAATTCCAGAATGTATGGAACGCAGAAGGTGAGAACTGGGTTCGCCTGGAATTGGATGTAGACGGTGTACAGGCTGATGGTACCGGCGCTAAACTGAATGTTTATAAACAAGGTTATGATTATAAAGAAAACGATGGTACTGAAATTTTAGACCAAACCATTGATATTAAAGCTGGTATCTTTACTCCAGAAAATATGTATGGACCACATAACATCAATATTGATGTTTCCACAGGTTCTATTACTGTAAAAATTGATGGCCAAGCGATTAAAGAAGGATCTGGCAGAAATAGTTCCTTCTCTATCAGTGCAATGAGTACAGGCAACAACTACAATACTTTCCCAAACTTGGCATCTGTTGGTTTTGCCGCGAATCCAGGGGAAGAATTTGAAGTTACCAACTATGTAATTCATACTACTGGGAAAACGGATGAAGCGCATAAAGTAGTATTTGGCAAAGATACTGGTGCTACCTATGATATTTTTAGAGGCTTGAATGGTGTCAGCATTACTAATAATAAGGCGATCCGTGTATCCGGCGGTGCGGAAGGGATCTTGTCCTATGCGGATCCAAGTTATGGCTCTTTGAATATGGTTCGTACTACATTTAGTACAGATACTAGCAAAAAAGTAAAGAGCGCTAAAATGTATGCTACTGCAATGGGAATTTATGAAATGTACATCAATGGTGGACGTATGGGAGAAGATTGGTTTAATCCAGCGGATAGCCAATACCGTGATACTTTGACTTACCATGCTTACGATGTTACCGATATGATCCAGGATGGGGAAAATGCGATGGGCGCTATCCTTGCAGGCGGATGGTACACTGGCTATATGACATTCTCTCCTGGTAATATGAACTTCTTTGGTGATACAGAAGGACTATTATCCAAACTGGTTATTACTTATGAAGATGGTTCCACTCAGGTAGTATCCTCCAATCCTGACGATTGGAAAATGTTCAACGACGGACCAATTGAGTATTCTAGTTTCTTCCAAGGAGAAAGATACAATGCAAACAAAGAAGCTGCCATTTCTGTAAATGGAGATACCAATGGTTGGTCTACAACAGCTTATGATGATTCCGCCTGGGAACCATGTGAAGTAGTAGAACAACGGGATTGGATTGATTTTGACATTGTTGCCAGATACGATACGCCAATCCGGGAGTTTGAACGTTTGGATACAACTCGTATCTTAAATACCCACAGCAATGATAATGATACTTGGACCTATGATATGGGTGTTGCGATGGTAGGGGTTCCTTCCGTTACAATCCCAGCAGGTACCCTGAAAGAGGGAGATACCGTTATTTTCCGCTATGGTGAAGATATCTATCCAGGAAACGAAGATTCTCAAAATACAAATGAAGAATATACTAACCTATATGGACCGGATGGAGAATACCGTCCAAATGTAGCGGGTCGTGTCCTTCATGACACTTATCGTGCAGCTATGGCAACTGATTTTTACACCGCAACCAAAGAAGATGAAACCCGTGATGTAGTAATTCAGCCAAGCTTTACCTTCCGTGGATATCGTTATATTCAAATTACTGTTCCTGGTTTAGGGAAAGCCTTACCAGCAGAGAATGTAAAAGGCGTTGTAATATCTTCGATTGACGAATTATCTGGTACCTATGACGCTACCACAACTGATGATACGATTACAGGTTATGTTAACCAATTGTTTAAAAATATCCAGCGTAGTCAACTAGGTAACTTTATGTCTATCCCAACTGACTGTCCACAAAGAAATGAACGTATGGGTTGGACAGGGGATGCCCAGGCATTCTCTAGAACCTCCACTTATAATGCGAACACCTTGAACTTCTTCCGTCAGTGGATGGTAGCCCTCCGTGATGACCAGTACGGAAATGGTTCTATCGGTGATACTGTTCCAGAGTACAGCTCCAGTGATCCAAAACAAGAATTTGATAGCTTTGCGAACAGTACCACGTGGGGCGGCGCTGTTTGTATGGTTCCATGGCAGATGTATATCCAGTATGGTGATACCCGCATTATTGAAGAAAACATGGATGCCATGAAACTTTGGTTAGATGGTATGGATAGCTATGACTTAGAAGCAAAAGGCAAAACCTATACGGGCTTATCTAGCATGACAAACGGTAAAGCAGACTGGTTAGCAGTAGACGGCAGTACAGATTCTGATTTATTAAACAATGCAATTTATATTTACTTGATGGAAGCTACTGCTGAAATGGCACGTGTCATTGGTAGAACTGACATTGCGGATGAAATTCAATCCCGCCATGATTTAGCAAAACAAGAATGGAATGAAGTTTACTTTAATTCCGAATTAGGTATGACTACAGACAAAAATGGTGAAATTATGGATACTCAGGCATCCTATGCAGCACCATTGAACTTTAACTGTGTAAGTGATGAAAACTTAAAAGCGGCAAATGCACGTTTGTCTGTATTGGCACAGGATCCTAACCAGAGCAGCAATGGCGCAGGTGTTGTTCAAGGAAACAGTGGCCCTGGAGGAAGCAGTGGACAAAAATTGGATTGCCCAGCATATTCTATTACAACTGGATTTAATGCAACACCAAATATCTTACCAGCATTAACCCGAGGCGGTAATATTGATGACGCATATAATATGTTTACTTGTACAGAATACGCTTCTTGGCTGTATCCTGTAACAAAAGGCGCAACTACCATGTGGGAACGTTGGAACTCCTATGAATTAGCATTCCAAATGAACGGAAATAGCGCTATGAACTCCTTTAACCACTTTGCGTTGGGTGCTGTGGGCTCCTGGATGTATGAATACCAGATGGGTATTACAACTGACCACGCAAACGGTGATGCTGGCTACCAAGATTTTGTATTGCAGCCATTGGCTGGCGGTATTTATACTGGTTTGGAAGGTTCCTATGAATCCAACTATGGTACAATTGAAAGTGATTGGACCGCAACAGAAGGCACTATTGACACATATAGTGCAACTGTTCCTGCAAACACAACCGCAACCTTATATCTGCCTGTAGAAGATGAATCTGTAGTAGCAGATTTTGAAAACATCGCAGGTGTTACCTATACAGGTATGACAATCCGTAATAACGTACAAGTTGCAACATTTAGTTTAGCATCTGGTTCTTATGATTTTGCTGTAAAAGATGGCAAGTTGACAGCCTCTATCGCAGATGGTTATATTGTTGCTAGCACAGCCGATAAGACCATCCTGAACAAAGTAATCGCATATGCTGAAGATGAAATGGCGGACGAAAACTTTAATCAGGTAATTCCATCTGTACAGGAAAGCTTCAAAGCAGTATTACAGGAAGCAAAAGAAGTAGCAGCAGATATTACAGCAACCGAAACGGATGTTTACAATGCTTGGACAAAACTGTTGAACGAAATCCATAAACTTGGATTTGTGCAAGGGGATAAATCTAGCTTGGAATCCTTGATCGCAGCGGCTGGAACCATCGAAGCTAATCTTGATAAATACGTTGATGAAGGGAAAGAAGTATTTACCACTGCTTTAGCAAATGCACGTGCTATTTTCAATGATGGTGATGCAATGCAAGCAGAAATTGACGAAGTATCTACAGCATTACTGCAAGCAATGTTGAATTTGAGATTTAAAGCTGATAAGACGATCCTTGACCAAGTAATCCAGAATGGTAAAGCGGTAGATGCAAATTCATATACAGCGGAAAGCTATGCGGTATTGACAGCAGCTTTGGCAACAGCTGAAGAAGTATACAATAACGATAACGCAACTCAGGACGAAGTAGATACAGCAGTAGAAAATGTGCAGGCTGCAATTAAGGGATTGGTGGCAGTGGACGGAGCAACAAATGGAGGAACATCTGCTACCGATAATAATGCAACACAAACCGGACAGGAGACGACTACTCCAAAAGCAAATGCAAGTAAGACTGGCGATGTTGCAGCTCCAGTAGCAGCAGTTGCTATGATTGCTCTAGCTGGTGCAGCTCTTGTAGCTACCAAAAAGCACAAAAAATAA
- a CDS encoding CD1247 N-terminal domain-containing protein: protein MNLTEKVAYIKGLSDGLKLDDNKDEVKVLKAITDLLEDLALTVADLEDAADETTELLDVLDEDLGAVEEVVYGEDCGCGCEEDDCDCCDDDEDLYEVTCPTCGDTICVNEEMLDEGAIACPNCGENLEFDFGPDLDMEEEPAE, encoded by the coding sequence ATGAATTTAACAGAAAAAGTGGCATACATTAAAGGCCTGAGCGATGGCTTGAAATTAGATGACAATAAAGATGAAGTAAAAGTACTCAAAGCAATTACCGATTTGCTGGAAGACCTGGCATTGACTGTGGCGGATTTAGAAGACGCTGCTGATGAAACAACAGAACTGTTGGATGTTCTGGATGAAGATTTGGGTGCAGTAGAAGAAGTTGTCTATGGCGAAGATTGTGGTTGTGGCTGTGAAGAGGACGACTGTGATTGTTGTGATGATGACGAAGATTTATATGAAGTAACCTGCCCAACTTGCGGTGATACAATCTGTGTCAACGAAGAAATGTTGGATGAAGGTGCAATTGCATGCCCAAATTGCGGCGAAAATTTAGAGTTTGATTTCGGTCCTGATCTGGATATGGAAGAAGAACCAGCAGAATAA
- the efp gene encoding elongation factor P, which yields MISAGDFKNGVTFDMDGNVLQVVEFQHVKPGKGAAFVRAKVKNVITGSVIERTFNPTEKFPTAYIERRNMQYVYADGSLYYFMDMETYEQEPIDESKLGPAFKFVKEEMEVKVLSYKGNVFGVEPPNFVELEVTETDPGFKGNTATNATKPATLETGAEIKVPLFIEPGDKIRIDTRTGEYMERA from the coding sequence ATGATTTCAGCTGGCGATTTTAAAAATGGTGTTACTTTTGACATGGACGGCAACGTTCTTCAAGTTGTTGAGTTCCAACATGTAAAACCAGGGAAAGGTGCTGCTTTCGTTCGTGCTAAAGTAAAAAATGTTATTACAGGTAGCGTAATCGAAAGAACCTTTAACCCAACAGAAAAATTCCCAACAGCATATATTGAACGCCGTAACATGCAATATGTGTATGCGGATGGTTCCCTGTATTACTTTATGGATATGGAAACCTACGAACAGGAACCTATTGATGAAAGCAAACTGGGTCCAGCGTTCAAATTTGTAAAAGAAGAAATGGAAGTAAAAGTATTGTCCTACAAAGGCAATGTGTTTGGGGTAGAACCTCCAAACTTTGTAGAACTGGAAGTTACTGAAACTGACCCAGGCTTTAAAGGCAATACTGCAACAAACGCAACCAAACCAGCTACACTGGAAACTGGTGCGGAAATTAAAGTTCCTCTGTTTATTGAACCAGGCGATAAAATCCGCATTGATACAAGAACAGGCGAATATATGGAAAGAGCATAA
- a CDS encoding M24 family metallopeptidase gives MLRLNQLMQQLPREIDCGVIMSPTNRQYFTGFSSSAGMLVVTKEQAYLIIDFRYYEKAAREIQGCQVVLLEDYNKQLEEILKKHQCKTIAVEIERVTLAEYLRLKDYFTDYAFDTTSAFSDLINQLRMVKTPDEIYEILAAQEITEKAFDHILNFIKPGVTEKQVAFELDQYMRSHGADDISFETIAVSGKNSSSPHGTPTEKPLESGDFLTMDFGAMVHGYHSDMTRTVVIDKPTEEMEHLYQTVLEGQKMGLEAVCAGKKGQEVDNVVREYFDQQGYQGAFGHSLGHGVGMEIHEQPNLSPRSQTILQKGMVVTVEPGLYLPGKFGVRIEDMVVVTENGCRNLTNCKKELICL, from the coding sequence ATGTTGCGTTTAAACCAATTGATGCAACAATTGCCACGAGAAATTGACTGTGGGGTCATTATGTCTCCTACCAATCGGCAGTATTTTACTGGATTTTCGTCCAGTGCGGGGATGCTAGTAGTAACCAAAGAGCAAGCTTATTTGATTATTGATTTTCGGTATTATGAAAAAGCCGCCCGTGAAATCCAAGGGTGCCAGGTGGTTTTACTGGAAGACTACAATAAACAATTGGAAGAAATTTTGAAAAAACACCAGTGTAAAACTATTGCGGTGGAGATCGAACGGGTTACATTGGCGGAATATCTCCGTTTAAAGGATTATTTTACCGACTATGCTTTTGATACTACATCCGCTTTTAGTGATTTAATTAATCAGCTACGGATGGTCAAAACACCGGATGAAATTTATGAGATTTTAGCGGCGCAGGAAATTACTGAAAAGGCTTTTGACCATATTTTGAATTTTATCAAACCAGGGGTTACAGAAAAACAGGTTGCATTTGAGCTTGATCAATATATGCGTTCTCATGGAGCAGATGATATCTCGTTTGAAACAATCGCAGTATCGGGAAAAAATTCCTCTTCCCCTCATGGTACCCCAACCGAAAAGCCTTTGGAATCCGGTGATTTCCTCACCATGGATTTTGGGGCTATGGTTCACGGATACCATAGTGATATGACCAGAACTGTAGTAATTGATAAACCCACTGAGGAAATGGAACATTTGTACCAAACTGTCTTGGAAGGTCAAAAAATGGGGTTGGAAGCAGTCTGCGCTGGAAAGAAAGGTCAGGAAGTGGATAATGTAGTTCGGGAATATTTTGATCAGCAAGGTTACCAAGGAGCTTTTGGACATAGTTTAGGGCATGGCGTTGGAATGGAAATCCATGAACAGCCCAATTTAAGCCCCCGTTCTCAAACTATCTTACAAAAAGGGATGGTAGTAACAGTGGAACCAGGTCTATATCTCCCGGGAAAATTTGGTGTAAGAATTGAAGATATGGTTGTTGTAACCGAAAATGGATGCCGTAACCTTACAAATTGTAAAAAAGAATTGATTTGTTTATAA
- the aroQ gene encoding type II 3-dehydroquinate dehydratase — MKKKIIVIHGPNINLIGVRETGIYGKESFQSINEQISAKAAELGLDCSIYQSNHEGDLIDTIQQAREQFDGVIINAGAYTHYSYAIRDAIAAIKIPCVEVHCSNIHAREEFRHNSVIAPVCVGQIAGFGKYSYILALYAIKELI, encoded by the coding sequence ATGAAGAAAAAAATTATTGTCATCCATGGGCCAAACATCAACCTGATTGGCGTACGTGAAACTGGGATTTATGGAAAAGAAAGCTTTCAAAGTATTAATGAGCAGATTTCCGCAAAAGCTGCTGAATTGGGTTTGGATTGTTCCATTTATCAATCCAACCATGAGGGGGATCTGATTGACACCATCCAACAGGCTAGGGAACAATTTGATGGTGTTATCATCAACGCAGGTGCTTATACCCATTACAGTTATGCTATTCGAGATGCCATTGCTGCCATTAAAATTCCTTGTGTAGAAGTACATTGTTCCAATATTCACGCCCGGGAAGAATTTCGTCACAATTCTGTTATTGCACCTGTTTGTGTTGGACAGATTGCGGGGTTTGGAAAATACAGCTACATTCTTGCGTTGTACGCAATTAAAGAATTAATTTAG
- a CDS encoding TIM barrel protein — protein MPALFGPAGNSESFKARGHKHLHEVPDYLLSFGLDCFEYQCGRGVKISEEKAKAFGELAKEKGIRLSIHAPYYISLSSVEEEKRDNSIRYLVDSAKAAKAMGATRIIAHSGSCGKITREHALELAKDTLSRALVTLDELGLGEITVCPETMGKVNQLGNLEEVLELCSLDERLVPCIDFGHLNARTFGGIATQQDYVAILDAIQNKLGNDRAKRFHSHFSKIEYTLKGGEKAHLTFEDQTFGPEFEPLAELIAQRDLSPTFICESAGTQAEDASSMKQMYQKYLK, from the coding sequence CACGAGGACATAAACATCTGCACGAAGTGCCTGATTATTTACTTTCGTTTGGCTTGGATTGTTTTGAATACCAATGTGGACGTGGTGTAAAAATTTCGGAGGAAAAGGCAAAAGCGTTTGGGGAACTGGCAAAGGAAAAAGGTATCCGTTTATCCATCCACGCCCCCTACTATATTTCGCTGTCCAGTGTTGAGGAAGAAAAACGAGACAATAGCATCCGTTATTTGGTAGACAGTGCGAAAGCAGCCAAAGCGATGGGCGCAACCCGGATTATAGCCCATTCTGGTTCCTGTGGAAAAATCACAAGGGAACACGCTTTAGAGTTGGCAAAAGATACTTTGTCTAGGGCGCTGGTTACCTTGGATGAACTGGGGCTTGGAGAAATTACAGTTTGCCCTGAAACTATGGGAAAAGTAAACCAACTTGGAAATTTAGAGGAAGTGCTGGAACTTTGCTCGTTGGATGAAAGGTTGGTTCCCTGCATTGATTTTGGCCACTTAAATGCCAGGACTTTTGGTGGAATCGCAACCCAACAGGATTACGTAGCTATTTTGGATGCCATTCAAAACAAATTAGGAAACGACCGTGCAAAAAGATTTCATTCTCATTTCAGCAAGATTGAATATACCTTAAAAGGAGGAGAAAAGGCACATTTAACCTTTGAAGACCAAACTTTTGGACCAGAATTCGAGCCTTTGGCAGAATTGATTGCTCAGCGGGATTTGTCCCCCACCTTTATCTGTGAATCCGCTGGTACACAGGCGGAAGATGCCAGCAGTATGAAACAAATGTATCAAAAATATTTAAAATAA